The following coding sequences lie in one Saccharopolyspora hordei genomic window:
- a CDS encoding sugar porter family MFS transporter: MSSTRTPRRQPAAPETPGPHRRRLGLVAFVATFGGLLFGYDTGVINGALDPMKADLGLTPVTEGFVVSILIFGAAIGAAVGGRLADRYGRRHNVLVLAGIFIVGTVGCALAPTWQVLAAFRFVLGFAVGGASTTVPVYLAEVAPAERRGSLVTRNEVMIVSGQFAAFLINALIINLWGEHTSVWRAMLVVAVLPAIALLLGMLRLPESPRWLASRGRDDEALAVLKQVRPPERAEAEMAEVRALAEEDRRSQTGGWADLAVPWIRRLVVIGAILGIFQQLTGINSIMYYGTQLLQTAGFSSNGAVIANTANGLFSVLGVSVGIALINKIDRRVMLIGGFALIAAFHVLVGASSLLLPESPTKPYVILLFVVAFVFSMQGTLGPLVWLMLSEIFPLGIRSFAMGVSVFTLWMANAGVTFGFPPTVAAVGIAPTFFIFAAIGVLGIVFTLTQVPETRGKTLEEFEAEVRTRYS, encoded by the coding sequence ATGAGCAGCACCCGAACTCCACGAAGACAACCGGCAGCGCCCGAGACCCCCGGCCCGCACCGCAGGCGCTTGGGGTTGGTCGCCTTCGTCGCCACCTTCGGCGGGCTGCTGTTCGGCTACGACACGGGCGTCATCAACGGCGCGCTGGACCCGATGAAGGCCGACCTGGGGCTCACCCCCGTCACCGAGGGCTTCGTGGTGAGCATCCTGATCTTCGGTGCGGCGATCGGGGCGGCGGTCGGCGGGCGGCTCGCCGACCGCTACGGCCGACGGCACAACGTCCTGGTGCTCGCCGGGATCTTCATCGTCGGCACGGTGGGCTGCGCCCTGGCACCGACCTGGCAGGTGCTCGCGGCGTTCCGCTTCGTCCTCGGCTTCGCCGTCGGTGGTGCCTCCACCACGGTGCCGGTCTACCTCGCCGAGGTCGCACCCGCGGAGCGGCGCGGCAGCCTGGTGACCCGCAACGAGGTCATGATCGTGTCCGGCCAGTTCGCGGCCTTCCTGATCAACGCGCTGATCATCAACCTCTGGGGCGAGCACACGTCGGTGTGGCGCGCCATGCTCGTGGTCGCCGTGCTGCCCGCGATCGCGCTGCTGCTCGGCATGCTGCGGCTGCCGGAGAGCCCGCGCTGGCTGGCTTCCCGGGGCCGCGACGACGAGGCGCTCGCGGTGCTCAAGCAGGTCCGGCCGCCGGAACGCGCCGAGGCCGAGATGGCCGAGGTCCGCGCGCTCGCCGAGGAGGACCGGCGCTCGCAGACCGGCGGCTGGGCCGACCTGGCCGTGCCGTGGATCCGGCGGCTGGTGGTCATCGGCGCGATCCTCGGCATCTTCCAGCAGCTCACCGGCATCAACTCGATCATGTACTACGGGACGCAGCTGCTGCAGACCGCGGGTTTCTCCAGCAACGGCGCGGTCATCGCCAACACCGCCAACGGCCTGTTCAGCGTGCTCGGCGTCAGCGTGGGCATCGCGCTGATCAACAAGATCGACCGGCGCGTCATGCTGATCGGCGGCTTCGCGCTGATCGCCGCGTTCCACGTCCTGGTGGGTGCCTCGTCGCTGCTCCTGCCGGAGAGCCCGACCAAGCCCTACGTCATCCTGCTGTTCGTGGTGGCCTTCGTGTTCTCCATGCAGGGCACCCTCGGGCCGCTGGTGTGGCTGATGCTGTCGGAGATCTTCCCGCTGGGGATCCGCAGCTTCGCCATGGGCGTGTCCGTGTTCACGCTGTGGATGGCCAACGCGGGCGTCACCTTCGGCTTCCCGCCGACGGTCGCGGCCGTGGGCATCGCCCCGACGTTCTTCATCTTCGCCGCCATCGGCGTGCTGGGCATCGTCTTCACCCTCACGCAGGTGCCGGAGACGCGGGGCAAGACCCTGGAGGAGTTCGAAGCCGAGGTCCGCACCCGGTACAGCTGA
- a CDS encoding sugar phosphate isomerase/epimerase family protein produces MPLKLGAYTACLHDRPLADALDFLADNGLTSVEVNTGGFLPAPHCPVDLLLASADARRDYLALFTSRGMELTALNCNGNPLNPLPGVGPKHAEDLRRTIRLAGLLGVRTVVTMSGTPGSDPDAKYPSWVVNPWDGVYMDVLDYQWGVAAEFWSEIDALARAHDVRVAIEMHPHNLVFSPVTLKKLVELVGATNLGAEMDPSHLMWQGMDVVACIRDLGPLVFHAAAKDAMVCPGVDVRGVLDTSFSRVPADAPGKVPTGIGFWCNAWPEDPAWKFVAVGIGHDTAYWTEFLAALAEVDPDLAVNIEHEDADYSQTEGLALAARNLHAAAAGLRSAVG; encoded by the coding sequence ATGCCGCTCAAGCTCGGTGCCTACACCGCCTGCCTGCACGACCGACCGCTGGCGGACGCCCTCGACTTCCTCGCCGACAACGGCCTGACCTCGGTGGAGGTCAACACCGGTGGCTTCCTCCCCGCCCCGCACTGCCCGGTGGACCTGCTGCTGGCCTCCGCTGACGCCCGCCGCGACTACCTCGCGCTGTTCACCTCGCGCGGCATGGAGCTGACCGCGTTGAACTGCAACGGCAACCCGCTCAACCCGCTGCCGGGCGTCGGCCCGAAGCACGCCGAGGACCTGCGGCGCACCATCCGGCTCGCGGGTCTGCTCGGGGTCCGCACCGTGGTGACCATGTCGGGCACTCCCGGCTCGGACCCCGACGCGAAGTACCCGTCGTGGGTGGTCAACCCGTGGGACGGCGTGTACATGGACGTCCTGGACTACCAGTGGGGTGTGGCCGCGGAGTTCTGGTCGGAGATCGACGCGCTGGCCCGCGCGCACGACGTGCGGGTCGCCATCGAGATGCACCCGCACAACCTGGTCTTCTCCCCCGTCACGCTGAAGAAGCTGGTGGAGCTGGTCGGCGCCACCAACCTGGGCGCCGAGATGGACCCCTCGCACCTGATGTGGCAGGGCATGGACGTGGTGGCCTGCATCCGCGACTTGGGTCCGCTGGTGTTCCACGCCGCGGCCAAGGACGCGATGGTCTGCCCCGGCGTCGACGTGCGCGGCGTGCTCGACACGTCCTTCTCGCGGGTGCCCGCTGACGCACCCGGCAAGGTCCCCACCGGGATCGGGTTCTGGTGCAACGCCTGGCCCGAGGACCCGGCGTGGAAGTTCGTCGCGGTCGGCATCGGTCACGACACCGCGTACTGGACCGAGTTCCTCGCTGCCCTGGCGGAGGTCGACCCGGACCTGGCCGTCAACATCGAGCACGAGGACGCCGACTACTCCCAGACCGAGGGGCTCGCGCTCGCCGCCCGGAACCTGCACGCCGCCGCGGCTGGCCTGCGCTCCGCGGTCGGGTGA
- a CDS encoding Gfo/Idh/MocA family protein, with protein MSKERLSVAVIGAGMAGRSHAAGYRQVNTVFGDGLPPIRLAAIADANTELATDAARRYGYEKAVASWEEIVDDPSIDAVSIVVGNHLHRPIAEALIRAGKHVLCEKPLAGSLTDAEAMVAAEQTAEVVTAVGYTFRRSPAISAIRDHVRRGELGELSLFSGRYWCDYATDPRSPLSWRFKGGPGSGALGDIGAHVIDVAEHVCGPITSVSGGALSTQVPKRPLPLGPVVGHGAAPVSDEVGEVENEDTAVFTARFQSGLTGSFSVSRTAFGLPNGLAFDVCGLSGRAAFDWHRPAEYLFDDTQPEARTRGARQVIAGPQLPYFAGGYPMEAPGVGGGNAEMFVYQCRAFLDEVTGAPDPLPACATFADALHTMRVTHAVVRSAERGGAAVDVH; from the coding sequence ATGTCGAAGGAACGACTGTCCGTAGCGGTCATCGGCGCCGGCATGGCCGGGCGCAGTCACGCCGCCGGCTACCGCCAGGTCAACACCGTCTTCGGCGACGGTCTCCCGCCGATCCGGCTCGCCGCGATCGCCGACGCCAACACCGAGCTGGCGACCGACGCCGCCCGCCGCTACGGCTACGAGAAGGCCGTGGCCAGCTGGGAGGAGATCGTCGACGACCCGTCGATCGACGCCGTCAGCATCGTCGTCGGCAACCACCTGCACCGCCCGATCGCCGAGGCCCTGATCCGCGCGGGCAAGCACGTGCTGTGCGAGAAACCGCTGGCGGGCTCGCTGACCGACGCCGAGGCGATGGTGGCGGCCGAACAGACCGCCGAGGTGGTGACGGCGGTGGGCTACACCTTCCGCCGCTCCCCCGCGATCTCCGCGATCCGCGACCACGTGCGGCGCGGCGAGCTGGGCGAGCTGTCCCTGTTCAGCGGCCGCTACTGGTGCGACTACGCCACCGACCCCCGCAGCCCGCTGAGCTGGCGGTTCAAGGGCGGCCCCGGCAGCGGGGCGCTCGGCGACATCGGCGCCCACGTCATCGACGTCGCCGAGCACGTCTGCGGACCGATCACCTCGGTCTCCGGTGGCGCGCTGTCCACGCAGGTCCCGAAGCGCCCGCTGCCGCTGGGGCCGGTCGTCGGGCACGGCGCGGCACCGGTCAGCGACGAGGTCGGCGAGGTGGAGAACGAGGACACCGCCGTCTTCACGGCGCGGTTCCAGTCCGGGTTGACCGGGTCGTTCTCGGTGTCCCGCACCGCCTTCGGCCTGCCCAACGGTCTCGCCTTCGACGTCTGCGGGCTCTCCGGCCGCGCGGCGTTCGACTGGCACCGGCCCGCCGAGTACCTCTTCGACGACACCCAGCCCGAAGCCCGCACGCGCGGCGCCCGGCAGGTCATCGCCGGGCCGCAGCTGCCCTACTTCGCCGGCGGCTACCCGATGGAGGCGCCCGGCGTCGGCGGTGGCAACGCCGAGATGTTCGTCTACCAGTGCCGCGCGTTCCTCGACGAGGTCACCGGAGCCCCCGACCCGCTGCCCGCCTGCGCCACGTTCGCCGACGCCCTGCACACCATGCGGGTCACGCACGCGGTCGTGCGGTCCGCGGAGCGCGGCGGCGCCGCAGTCGACGTCCACTGA